From a single Planococcus shenhongbingii genomic region:
- a CDS encoding 3-ketoacyl-ACP reductase, producing MQNLTGKNALITGAGKGIGRATALAFAAEGINVGLVGRTAANLENVAAELEQYGVKTVFAVADVADMKAVNAAVEHITEELGSIDILINNAGIGKFGKFLELSPDEWKGIIDTNLMGVYYVTRAVLPQMIERESGDIINISSTAGQKGAPVTSAYSASKFGVLGLTESLMLEVRKHNIRVSALTPSTVATDLAFSENLTDGNPDKVMQPEDLAEMMVAQLKLHPRVLLKSAGLWSTNP from the coding sequence TAACAGGAAAAAATGCGTTGATTACAGGAGCGGGGAAAGGCATCGGCCGGGCGACCGCCCTCGCTTTTGCAGCGGAAGGCATAAACGTAGGACTTGTTGGACGTACTGCAGCCAATCTGGAGAACGTGGCAGCGGAACTGGAACAATACGGAGTGAAAACAGTATTTGCTGTGGCTGACGTCGCTGACATGAAAGCCGTCAATGCAGCAGTCGAACATATAACGGAAGAGCTGGGGTCGATTGATATTTTGATCAACAATGCCGGCATCGGCAAATTCGGCAAATTCCTTGAGTTGTCGCCTGACGAGTGGAAAGGCATCATTGATACGAACTTGATGGGCGTGTATTATGTGACGCGTGCTGTATTGCCACAGATGATTGAACGCGAATCTGGCGACATCATCAATATTTCGTCAACGGCCGGACAAAAAGGTGCGCCGGTGACAAGCGCCTACAGTGCTTCGAAATTCGGTGTCTTGGGACTGACGGAATCGTTAATGCTGGAAGTCAGAAAACACAATATCCGTGTCAGTGCCTTGACACCAAGCACAGTTGCTACTGATCTGGCATTCTCGGAAAACCTGACAGACGGCAATCCGGACAAAGTCATGCAGCCGGAAGATTTGGCTGAAATGATGGTTGCCCAGCTGAAGCTGCACCCGCGTGTTCTCTTGAAATCGGCTGGACTTTGGTCGACTAATCCGTAA